The following proteins come from a genomic window of Trueperaceae bacterium:
- a CDS encoding M20/M25/M40 family metallo-hydrolase → MSGTGPAPVDEAALRATWRTVCEIPAPTGAEGARADAVEAALRRLGVTPRRDRVGNVLAELPGRGATGPRTALVAHLDTVFAADVDVAVRLSDDGTWAAPGIGDNAASVAALLHLAGRSVRREGPMHPPLLLAFTVAEEGLGNLRGARALVEDEGAHLDLFLAVDGHLGSVVDAGVGSWRARAAFTAKGGHAWGDFPSPSAVHALGDAVHAITRVPLPDVPRSTVNVGQVVGGRSVNAIAETAEATFEVRSEGDAVLHGLRAEVEKRVRSVARRHDVALELTSLGDRPAGASDDGRWAALALRVLRERGLEARTGASSTDANAAMAAGIPALCVGVYRGGDAHRESEWADPASLAVGLAALEALLERIASDA, encoded by the coding sequence GTGAGCGGGACGGGGCCGGCGCCGGTGGACGAGGCGGCGCTGCGCGCGACGTGGCGGACGGTGTGCGAGATCCCCGCCCCGACGGGGGCGGAGGGGGCGCGCGCCGACGCGGTCGAGGCGGCCTTGCGGCGGCTGGGGGTGACGCCGCGCCGCGACCGGGTCGGCAACGTCCTCGCGGAGCTCCCCGGGCGGGGGGCGACGGGCCCGCGAACGGCGTTGGTGGCGCACCTCGACACGGTGTTCGCCGCGGACGTCGACGTCGCGGTGCGATTGAGCGACGACGGGACCTGGGCGGCGCCGGGGATCGGCGACAACGCCGCGAGCGTCGCGGCGCTCCTGCACCTGGCGGGTCGGTCCGTGCGGCGGGAGGGGCCGATGCACCCGCCGCTCCTGCTGGCGTTCACCGTCGCGGAGGAGGGGCTCGGGAACCTGCGGGGCGCGCGCGCCCTCGTGGAGGACGAGGGCGCGCATCTGGACCTGTTCCTCGCGGTGGACGGCCACCTGGGGTCGGTCGTGGATGCCGGCGTGGGGTCGTGGCGGGCGCGTGCGGCGTTCACGGCGAAGGGGGGGCACGCCTGGGGCGACTTTCCGAGCCCGAGCGCGGTGCACGCCCTCGGGGATGCGGTGCACGCGATCACGCGGGTGCCGCTGCCGGACGTGCCGCGCAGCACCGTGAACGTGGGGCAGGTGGTCGGGGGGCGGAGCGTGAACGCGATCGCGGAGACCGCGGAGGCGACGTTCGAGGTGCGCAGTGAAGGGGACGCGGTCCTGCACGGCCTGCGGGCGGAGGTGGAGAAGCGGGTGCGGAGCGTGGCGCGGCGGCACGACGTGGCGCTGGAGTTGACGTCGCTCGGGGACCGTCCGGCGGGCGCGAGCGACGATGGGCGCTGGGCGGCGTTGGCCCTGCGCGTGCTGCGCGAGCGGGGGCTGGAGGCGCGGACCGGGGCGAGCAGCACCGACGCGAACGCGGCGATGGCGGCGGGGATCCCGGCGTTGTGCGTCGGCGTGTACCGCGGGGGGGACGCCCACCGCGAGAGCGAGTGGGCGGACCCGGCGTCGCTCGCGGTGGGGTTGGCGGCGCTCGAGGCGTTGCTCGAGCGGATCGCGAGCGACGCCTGA
- a CDS encoding putative dsRNA-binding protein, translated as MAHPKGVLIERLQNEGRQPRFVTNVDGPDHEPTFHAEVVVDDDVLGRGDGGTKRTAERRAAEEALAALDAADAPDDDAPAAPAKKGRRRGSRGGKRNGPAPDATPDTTAAAPAAVAAEAAVAPDDAPFDGPWPVFESVLASSVRVAHERVAVGLHGDEAREAVGRFALQLYKELLLDLGEIAWDDEDAD; from the coding sequence ATGGCCCACCCGAAAGGCGTCCTCATCGAACGCCTCCAGAACGAGGGGCGTCAGCCCCGCTTCGTCACGAACGTCGACGGACCCGACCACGAACCCACCTTCCACGCCGAAGTCGTCGTCGACGACGACGTCCTCGGGCGCGGCGACGGGGGCACGAAACGCACCGCGGAGCGCCGCGCGGCCGAGGAGGCGCTCGCCGCCCTCGACGCGGCCGACGCCCCCGACGACGACGCGCCGGCGGCGCCCGCGAAGAAGGGTCGACGCCGCGGCAGCCGCGGCGGCAAACGCAACGGCCCCGCGCCCGACGCGACCCCCGACACGACCGCCGCTGCGCCCGCCGCAGTCGCGGCGGAGGCGGCGGTCGCCCCCGACGACGCACCCTTCGACGGTCCCTGGCCGGTGTTCGAAAGCGTCCTCGCCAGCAGCGTGCGCGTCGCGCACGAACGCGTCGCGGTCGGCCTGCATGGCGACGAAGCCCGCGAGGCGGTCGGGCGGTTCGCGCTGCAGCTCTACAAGGAGCTGCTGCTCGATCTCGGCGAGATCGCCTGGGACGACGAGGACGCCGACTGA
- a CDS encoding sodium:proton antiporter, giving the protein MAGLLSTSPGLAIATVVALGALAQWFAWRVGLPAILPLLLVGFTVGPLLGWVNPTAFIGDDLLFPAVSLAVGLILFEGGLTLNLRDLRESRSIVLRLVSVGALVTWVLGAFAAWWLVDLPPSLALLFGALIIVTGPTVIGPLLRTVRPSARVANVLKWEGVLIDAVGAMVAVLVFEFLLIENRDQAPLQTALLFLRFVAAGTVVGVVSGAALAWLLRRRLVPDFLTNLVALAAVFTAFAVAGALAPEAGLLATILMGMVIANRGVPNIRDLLSFKEDLTVLFISLLFIVLAANVDLASFLDALGLGSMALLLAVIFGVRPAAIWASTVGSPLAWNEKAFLAWVAPRGIVAAAVSSLFASKLVAAGVEGADALVPLVFLVIVGTVSLASLTAKPFATAVGVAEPDPQGFLILGANRLARTIARDLHERRIPVLLADTNWSNVAAARLEGLPAYYGSLLSDRSDDEVRLSGIGRLLALTSNDEANALAALKYARTFDSQHVFQLAPSRNGSTREGLSDDQRGRLAFGPDVDYDRLEALVERGATLEARPLPERRTPNRLAAQGGDGDVPLFLVRNGVVTVLCDVTTAPPEDAQLVWLTEPSPREDAVEDPSDGASEGAAADAA; this is encoded by the coding sequence ATGGCCGGGCTCCTTTCGACCTCTCCGGGCCTCGCCATCGCGACCGTCGTCGCGCTCGGGGCCCTCGCACAGTGGTTCGCCTGGCGCGTGGGCCTGCCCGCGATCCTGCCGCTGCTCCTCGTCGGCTTCACCGTCGGCCCGCTCCTCGGCTGGGTGAACCCCACCGCGTTCATCGGCGACGACCTGCTGTTCCCCGCCGTCTCGCTCGCCGTCGGGCTGATCCTCTTCGAGGGCGGCCTGACGCTGAACCTCCGCGACCTGCGCGAGAGCCGCAGCATCGTGCTGCGGCTCGTCAGCGTCGGCGCGCTCGTCACGTGGGTCCTCGGTGCGTTCGCCGCCTGGTGGCTCGTCGACCTCCCCCCCTCCCTGGCGCTGTTGTTCGGGGCGTTGATCATCGTCACCGGCCCGACCGTCATCGGGCCGCTGCTCCGCACCGTCCGCCCGTCGGCCCGCGTCGCCAACGTCCTCAAGTGGGAGGGCGTCCTCATCGACGCGGTCGGCGCGATGGTCGCCGTCCTCGTCTTCGAGTTCCTCCTGATCGAAAACCGCGACCAGGCGCCGCTCCAGACCGCGCTGTTGTTCCTCCGCTTCGTCGCGGCGGGCACCGTCGTCGGGGTCGTCTCCGGCGCGGCGCTCGCGTGGCTGCTGCGCCGCCGCCTCGTGCCCGACTTCCTCACGAACCTCGTGGCGCTCGCCGCGGTCTTCACCGCCTTCGCCGTCGCCGGCGCCCTCGCCCCCGAAGCGGGCCTGCTCGCGACGATCCTGATGGGCATGGTGATCGCCAACCGCGGCGTCCCGAACATCCGCGACCTGCTCAGCTTCAAGGAGGACCTCACCGTCCTCTTCATCAGCCTCCTGTTCATCGTCCTCGCCGCCAACGTCGACCTCGCGTCGTTCCTCGACGCGCTCGGGCTCGGCAGCATGGCGTTGCTCCTCGCCGTGATCTTCGGGGTCCGCCCCGCCGCCATCTGGGCGTCGACCGTCGGCAGCCCCCTCGCCTGGAACGAAAAGGCGTTCCTCGCCTGGGTCGCGCCCCGCGGCATCGTCGCGGCCGCCGTGAGTTCCCTGTTCGCCTCGAAGCTCGTCGCGGCCGGCGTCGAGGGCGCCGACGCCCTCGTCCCCCTCGTGTTCCTCGTGATCGTCGGGACCGTCTCGCTCGCCAGCCTCACCGCGAAACCGTTCGCGACCGCGGTCGGCGTCGCGGAACCCGACCCGCAGGGCTTCCTGATCCTGGGCGCCAACCGCCTCGCGCGCACCATCGCCCGCGACCTGCACGAGCGACGCATCCCGGTCCTCCTGGCCGACACCAACTGGTCGAACGTCGCCGCCGCCCGCCTCGAGGGCCTCCCCGCCTACTACGGCAGTCTGCTGTCCGACCGCAGCGACGACGAGGTCCGCCTCTCCGGCATCGGGCGCCTGTTGGCCCTGACCAGCAACGACGAAGCGAACGCCCTCGCGGCCCTGAAGTACGCCCGCACCTTCGATTCGCAGCACGTCTTCCAGCTCGCCCCCTCCCGCAACGGCAGCACCCGCGAGGGGTTGTCCGACGACCAACGGGGCCGCCTCGCGTTCGGTCCCGACGTCGACTACGACCGCCTCGAAGCGCTCGTCGAGCGCGGCGCCACCCTCGAGGCGCGCCCCCTCCCCGAACGCCGCACCCCCAACCGCCTCGCGGCGCAGGGCGGCGACGGCGACGTGCCGCTGTTCCTCGTGCGCAACGGGGTCGTAACCGTCCTCTGCGACGTCACCACCGCGCCGCCCGAGGACGCCCAGCTGGTGTGGCTCACCGAGCCGTCCCCCCGCGAGGACGCGGTGGAGGACCCGTCGGACGGCGCCTCCGAGGGCGCCGCGGCCGACGCCGCATGA
- a CDS encoding response regulator transcription factor has product MTRLLLCDDHAMFRQGLRSILETEDDVRIIGEAATGREAVRYALETLPDVVLMDIQMPDLDGVAATKEILSEAPDVHVIILTMYRQDRYVFEAIKAGARGYMLKDADSGDLVDAIRRVADGETLLNAELAASILEEFRTAQEVPEHPEHRVRELTDREEEILRHLAQGATNQEIATALDVSEKTVRNRLSEVFSKLRLNNRTQAALYALREGIATLQDSAE; this is encoded by the coding sequence ATGACACGCCTGCTGCTGTGCGACGACCACGCGATGTTCCGGCAGGGTCTGCGGAGCATTCTCGAGACCGAAGACGACGTCCGGATCATCGGCGAGGCCGCCACCGGCCGGGAGGCGGTCCGCTACGCCCTGGAGACGCTGCCGGACGTGGTGTTGATGGACATCCAGATGCCGGACCTCGACGGGGTGGCGGCGACGAAGGAGATCCTCTCCGAGGCGCCGGACGTGCACGTCATCATCCTGACGATGTACCGCCAGGACCGCTACGTGTTCGAGGCGATCAAGGCGGGGGCGCGTGGCTACATGCTGAAGGACGCCGACAGCGGGGACCTGGTGGACGCCATTCGCCGCGTGGCGGACGGCGAGACGTTGCTGAACGCGGAGTTGGCGGCCAGCATCCTGGAGGAGTTCCGCACCGCGCAGGAGGTGCCCGAGCATCCCGAACACCGGGTGCGCGAACTCACCGACCGCGAGGAGGAGATCCTGCGGCACCTGGCGCAGGGGGCGACGAATCAGGAGATCGCGACGGCGCTCGACGTGAGCGAGAAGACCGTCCGCAACCGCCTGTCGGAGGTCTTCAGCAAGTTGCGCCTGAACAACCGGACGCAGGCGGCGTTGTACGCGTTGCGGGAGGGCATCGCGACGCTGCAGGACTCCGCGGAGTGA
- the rnhA gene encoding ribonuclease HI: protein MPRKHVTIWTDGSCDTGSGDGGWGYRLRYADHVREDAAFEANTTNNRMELTAAVEALSALTEPCDVTLVTDSQYLKKAFTDGWLDTWQRNGWTTSAKKPVKNRDLWEALLELTARHHVDWRWTRGHDGHAENERVDRLALQARRERLARRSAR, encoded by the coding sequence ATGCCGCGCAAGCACGTCACGATCTGGACCGACGGCTCCTGCGACACCGGGAGCGGGGACGGCGGGTGGGGCTACCGCCTCCGGTACGCCGACCACGTCCGCGAGGACGCCGCCTTCGAAGCGAACACCACCAACAACCGCATGGAGCTCACCGCCGCCGTCGAGGCGCTCTCCGCCCTCACCGAACCGTGCGACGTGACGCTCGTGACCGACTCGCAGTACCTCAAGAAGGCGTTCACCGACGGGTGGCTGGACACCTGGCAACGCAACGGCTGGACGACCTCCGCGAAGAAACCGGTGAAGAACCGCGACCTGTGGGAGGCGCTCCTGGAGCTGACCGCCCGGCACCACGTCGACTGGCGCTGGACCCGCGGGCACGACGGCCACGCCGAAAACGAACGGGTCGACCGGCTCGCCCTCCAGGCGCGCCGCGAACGGCTCGCCCGCCGCTCCGCCCGCTGA